In the Pseudonocardia sediminis genome, GAGGAGAGCCCGTGGACGACCTGCAGATCGCGAAGGCGGCCCGACTGCTTCCACCGACCGAGGTGGCCGGCGCGATGGGCCTGGACCCCGCTCTGCTGGAGCCCTACGGCAACGACGTCGCGAAGGTCCGCCTGGACGCGATCGAGGCGCTGGCCGACCGTCCCAAGGCCAAGTACGTCATCGTCTCGGCGATCACCCCGACCCCGCTGGGCGAGGGCAAGACGACCACCACCGTCGGCCTGGGCATGGCGATGGCGCGGACCGGGCGCAAGGCCGTGATCGCGCTGCGGCAGCCCTCGATGGGCCCGACGTTCGGCATCAAGGGCGGCGCCGCGGGCGGTGGCTACTCCCAGGTCGTGCCGATGGAGAAGCTCAACCTGCACCTGACCGGCGACTTCCACGCCGTCACCGCGGCGCACAACATGCTCTCCGCGGTCCTGGACAACCACCTCTACCAGGGCAACGAGACCGAGATCGAGCCGCACTCGATCACCTGGCGCCGCGTGCTCGACGTCAACGACCGGGCCCTGCGCAACATCGTGACCGGGCTCGGGACGCGGGTGGACGGGGTCCCCCGCGAGACCGGGTTCGACATCACCACCGCCAGCGAGGTGATGGCCATCCTGGCCCTGGCCACGTCGCTGACCGACCTGCGCGAGCGGCTGGGCCGGATCGTCGTGGGCTACACCGGCGAGGGCAAGCCGGTGACCTCGGAGGACATCCGCGGCGCCGGGGCGATGGCGGCGATCATGCGCGACGCGCTGGCCCCGAACCTGATGCAGACCCTGGAGAACACGCCCGCGCTGGTGCACGCCGGGCCGTTCGGCAACATCGCGCACGGCAACTCCAGCATCGTCGCCGACCTGGTCGGCATCCGGAGCGGCGAGTACCTGATCACCGAGGCCGGGTTCGGCGCGGACATGGGCGCCGAGCGGTTCTTCAACATCAAGTGCCGGGCCTCGGGCCTGGTCCCGGACGCCGCCGTGATCGTGGCGACGGTGCGCGCGCTCAAGGCGCACTCGGACAAGTTCAAGGTCGTGGCCGGCAAGCCGCTGCCGGAGGCGATGCTCGCCGAGAACCCGGACGACGTCACCGCGGGCGGGGCGAACCTGCGCAAGCAGATCGAGAACATGCGCCTGCACGGCGTCTCCCCGGTCGTCGCGATCAACGCCTTCCCCACCGACCACCCCTCCGAGCACGCCGCGATCGCGGCGATCGCCGAGGAGATGGGCGCACGCTGGGCGGTCTGCACGCACTTCGCCGACGGCGGCGCCGGCGCCACCGACCTGGCCGAGGCCGTCGCGGAGGCCGCGGAGGAGCCGTCGCAGTTCGCGTTCCTCTACCCGGACTCGGCGTCGCTCAAGGAGAAGATCGAGACCGTCGCGACGAAGGTGTACGGCGCGGACGGCGTCGACTACACCCCGGCCGCGACCAAGCAGCTCGACTCCTACGAGGCCAACGGGTTCGGCTCGCTCCCGGTCTGCATCGCCAAGACGCACCTGTCGATCTCCTCGGACCCGGCACTCAAGGGCGCCCCGACGGGCTGGCGGCTGCCGGTCCGGGAGGTCCGGGCATCGGTCGGTGCCGGGTTCGTCTACCCGATCTGCGGCGACATGCGCACCATGCCCGGCCTCGGCGCGACCCCGGCCGCCCACTCGATCGACCTCGACGAGCACGGCGAGGTCGTCGGCCTGTTCTGACCCCCCGTGCGCGGATATCACCGCCATGGCGGTGATATCCGCGCACGACCCGCTCCACCAGCATCTGGAGGCCGGCCGTGCCGGACGAGACCCTGCCCAGCCCGACCGGGCCGGACACCACCAAGCCCACCTCGGACGCCCCGGCGAAGATCGGCAACGTGCACCACCCCGTCGGTGACGTCGGGGCGGCGGTCGCGTTCTACACCGACGCGTTCGGGCTCCCGGCCCTTTTCACCGACGGCGACCGCTACGCCGCCCTCGACGGGGGCGGTGGCACGAAGCTCGCCCTCGCCGGGCCGGAGGAGGACCTGACCGCGGGAGTGGCCGCGGCGTCGTTCAAGGTCGCCGACGTGGCGGCCGCACTGCAGGCCGTGACGACGGCCGGCGGGTCGGTCGTGCGCGAGCCGGAGGCGGGCCCGCACGAGACCCGTGCGGTGGCGAAGGACCCGTGGGGCAACGTCGTGATCGTCTACGGCCCGCGCTGACCGTCCTGCCGGCGACGATCCGGCTCAGTCCAGCAGGACCGTCCGCAGGTCCAGGCGGCGCAGCACCCGGTCGACGGCCTGCGGGTCGACGCCGGGCTCGCGGCGGGCCGCGAGCACCTCGGCCCGGGCGGCGGACAGCGCTGCGGCCTGGGCGGTGTTGACCCGCTCCCGCGTCCGGCGCAGCGTGGCCAGGCGCTGACGGTCGTCCTCGCTCGCCGGTTCGCCGCTGAGCACACCCTCGAGCCGCTTCATCCGCTCGCGCATGCCGGTCGCGACGTCGTCGGGCACACCCTGGACCTGCTGCTCGAACTCCATCGTGGCGACCGCGGCGCGGCGCGCCCGCAGGACGATCATCTTCTCGGCCTGCTTCTCGGCGTCGGCCTCGGCGTCCACCCCCAGTGCCCGGACCAGCAGCGGCAGGGTGAACCCCGGGATCAGCAGCGTCGTGAACAGCACCGACACCGCGATCAGGACGATCTCGGTGCGGCCGGGGAACGGCGTCCCGTCGGCGGTGGTCAGCGGCAGCGACAACGCCAGGGCGAGCGTGGCCAGCCCGCGCATCCCGCACCACGTGAGCAGGACGGCCTCACGGCCGGTCCGGGGTGCGGCCGAGGAGTCGCTGCCGCGCCGCACGACCCGCCACGCCATCGTCATCCACGCCGCCCGCACGACGATCACCACCGCGCACACGACGACGGCGTGGCCGAGCATCCGGGGCAGGTCGTCGCCGGCGTCGATCAGGACCTGGCGCAGGTCCAGCCCGATCAGGCCGAACGCGATGCCGGTGACCAGCAGCTCGACGACGTTCCAGATCGAGGTCTGGGTCAGGCGCTCGGCGGCCTCGTCGGCGTCGGCGTTGCGGCGAAGCTGCAGGGCCAGCACGACGACCGCGATCACCCCGGAGGCGCCGAGCTCGTCGGCGGCGAGGTAGGTGGCGAACGGCAGCACCAGGGTCAGGGCGCTGCGGCCGGTGGTGTCGGTCAGGCGCGCGAGCACGCTCTGGGCGAGCCAGGCCACCGCCAGCCCGATCAGCACCGCGCCCAGGGCCCCGGCGACGAACCGCAGTCCCAGGCCCGCCGGGCTCAGCTCGTCACGGCTGACCGTGGCCAGCACGGCGGCCTGGAAGACCACGAGAGCCGTCGCGTCGTTGAACAGCCCCTCGCTCTGCAGCACCGACAGCAGCCGTCGCGGGATCCGGACCGTGCCCGCGACCGCCTCGACGGCGACCGGGTCCGGCGGCGCGACCATGGCCCCGAGCGCGACCGCCGCGGTGAGCGCGATACCGGGGATCAGGAGCGTGGCCGTCCCGGCGACGGCGGCGACCGTGACCACGACCAGCGCCACGGCCAGCAGCGCGATCGAGCGCCACCGGGCCCGGAACACCGCCCACGAGGTCCGCTGCGCGGTGGCGAACAGCAGCGGGGGCAGGAACAGCGGCAGGATCAGGTCGGGCTCGAGCGTGAACATGTCCGGCAGCCCCGGGACCAGTGCCACCAGCACGCCGATCACGACCATCAGCGCCGGCCACGGCAGCCGGAGCCGGTCCCCCACCCCGACCAGCAGCACCGCGGCCAGCATCAGGCCGACGACCAGCAACAGGATCTGCACCCGGTCACTGTGTCACTCCGGTCCTCGGGTCACCCGGATCAATGGCCGGGGCCGGGGCCGCGGTCCGGATCGGCGCGGACCGTTCGTCCGTGCCAGGATCGCCGGTGGCCGCGGGCCCGCCCCGCAGGTCATGACCGTCCACCCCGGACCGGAGGTGCGCACAACCATGTCCCGCAATCCCTACGACGAGCTCCCCCAGGTGCCGTCGTTCGACCTCACCAGCACCGATCTCACCGACGGCGCCACGCTGTCCACCCCGCAGCTGTCCGGAATCTTCGGTGCCGGCGGCGAGGACGTCTCCCCGCAGCTGTCCTGGAGCGGTGCTCCGGAAGGCACGAAGTCCTACGTCGTCACCGTCTACGACCCGGACGCCCCGACCGTCGCCGGGTTCTGGCACTGGGCCGTGTTCAACATCCCCGCCTCGGTGACCGAGCTGCCCACCGGCGCCGGTGACGAGTCCGGGTCGGCGCTCCCCTCCGGCGCCGTCCAGCTGCCCAACGACGCGAGCCTGCCCCGCTACCTGGGTGCCGCCCCGCCGCCCGGACACGGCCCGCACCGCTACTACGTCGTGGTGCACGCGCTGGACGTGGAGAGCCTGGAGGTCCCGGCCACCGCGACGCCGACGTTCCTCGCGTTCAACATGTTCGGCCACACGCTGGCCCGGGCCACGATCGTCGGGACCTACGCCAACCTCAGCTGAGCGCGCGCCCGGCGCAGGTCACCCGGGCGGGCGGTCATTCACCGAGCCGACTGCCCCGTACCGTCGTAACCTGCGCCGGTGCCCGACATCACCACACTGATCCTGGACGACCACAACTGGTTCCGTCGTCAGTTCGCGGCCCTCGACGAGCTCCAGGCCCGCGACTCCAGTCCCCGTGAGCTCTCCCGGCTCTGGGAACCGCTGGCCGCGCGTCTGGACGTGCACGCCATCGCCGAGGAGAAGATCTTCTACCC is a window encoding:
- a CDS encoding formate--tetrahydrofolate ligase, encoding MDDLQIAKAARLLPPTEVAGAMGLDPALLEPYGNDVAKVRLDAIEALADRPKAKYVIVSAITPTPLGEGKTTTTVGLGMAMARTGRKAVIALRQPSMGPTFGIKGGAAGGGYSQVVPMEKLNLHLTGDFHAVTAAHNMLSAVLDNHLYQGNETEIEPHSITWRRVLDVNDRALRNIVTGLGTRVDGVPRETGFDITTASEVMAILALATSLTDLRERLGRIVVGYTGEGKPVTSEDIRGAGAMAAIMRDALAPNLMQTLENTPALVHAGPFGNIAHGNSSIVADLVGIRSGEYLITEAGFGADMGAERFFNIKCRASGLVPDAAVIVATVRALKAHSDKFKVVAGKPLPEAMLAENPDDVTAGGANLRKQIENMRLHGVSPVVAINAFPTDHPSEHAAIAAIAEEMGARWAVCTHFADGGAGATDLAEAVAEAAEEPSQFAFLYPDSASLKEKIETVATKVYGADGVDYTPAATKQLDSYEANGFGSLPVCIAKTHLSISSDPALKGAPTGWRLPVREVRASVGAGFVYPICGDMRTMPGLGATPAAHSIDLDEHGEVVGLF
- a CDS encoding YbhB/YbcL family Raf kinase inhibitor-like protein codes for the protein MSRNPYDELPQVPSFDLTSTDLTDGATLSTPQLSGIFGAGGEDVSPQLSWSGAPEGTKSYVVTVYDPDAPTVAGFWHWAVFNIPASVTELPTGAGDESGSALPSGAVQLPNDASLPRYLGAAPPPGHGPHRYYVVVHALDVESLEVPATATPTFLAFNMFGHTLARATIVGTYANLS
- a CDS encoding Na+/H+ antiporter: MQILLLVVGLMLAAVLLVGVGDRLRLPWPALMVVIGVLVALVPGLPDMFTLEPDLILPLFLPPLLFATAQRTSWAVFRARWRSIALLAVALVVVTVAAVAGTATLLIPGIALTAAVALGAMVAPPDPVAVEAVAGTVRIPRRLLSVLQSEGLFNDATALVVFQAAVLATVSRDELSPAGLGLRFVAGALGAVLIGLAVAWLAQSVLARLTDTTGRSALTLVLPFATYLAADELGASGVIAVVVLALQLRRNADADEAAERLTQTSIWNVVELLVTGIAFGLIGLDLRQVLIDAGDDLPRMLGHAVVVCAVVIVVRAAWMTMAWRVVRRGSDSSAAPRTGREAVLLTWCGMRGLATLALALSLPLTTADGTPFPGRTEIVLIAVSVLFTTLLIPGFTLPLLVRALGVDAEADAEKQAEKMIVLRARRAAVATMEFEQQVQGVPDDVATGMRERMKRLEGVLSGEPASEDDRQRLATLRRTRERVNTAQAAALSAARAEVLAARREPGVDPQAVDRVLRRLDLRTVLLD
- a CDS encoding VOC family protein, yielding MPDETLPSPTGPDTTKPTSDAPAKIGNVHHPVGDVGAAVAFYTDAFGLPALFTDGDRYAALDGGGGTKLALAGPEEDLTAGVAAASFKVADVAAALQAVTTAGGSVVREPEAGPHETRAVAKDPWGNVVIVYGPR